A section of the Streptomyces sp. NBC_01591 genome encodes:
- a CDS encoding DUF309 domain-containing protein produces the protein MDETRRDRDTEGRARNARPRDGLGRPLPYGAPGVERQPEGVVRTPEETVREAQRLLDAGMPFHAHEVFEDAWKSGPVAERELWRGLAQLAVGLTHAARGNATGGARLLRRGAAALAEFTSVRPYGIGVDGLIGWAEELAGRVAAGGGGAADGRAVSAEPVDAAAEAPCLRPPVP, from the coding sequence GTGGACGAGACTCGCAGGGACCGCGACACCGAGGGCAGGGCGCGCAACGCGCGCCCGCGTGACGGGCTGGGGCGTCCCCTTCCGTACGGGGCGCCGGGAGTCGAGCGGCAGCCGGAGGGGGTGGTCCGCACCCCCGAGGAGACCGTGCGGGAGGCACAACGGCTGCTGGACGCGGGGATGCCGTTCCATGCGCACGAGGTGTTCGAGGACGCGTGGAAGTCGGGCCCGGTGGCGGAGCGGGAGTTGTGGCGCGGGCTCGCGCAGTTGGCCGTGGGGCTGACCCATGCGGCCCGGGGCAACGCGACGGGCGGGGCCCGGTTGTTGCGGCGCGGCGCGGCGGCGCTCGCGGAGTTCACCTCGGTCCGGCCGTACGGGATCGGCGTCGACGGGCTGATCGGCTGGGCCGAGGAGCTGGCCGGTCGGGTAGCGGCGGGGGGTGGAGGCGCGGCCGACGGACGGGCGGTGTCTGCCGAGCCCGTCGACGCGGCCGCCGAGGCACCGTGTCTGCGTCCTCCGGTCCCGTAA
- a CDS encoding ATP-binding protein, which produces MKPSRPLYEREPELAAAAQAVDALCGAHAVGGLLIFSGEAGIGKTALLGEIRTIADDRCTVWSARGGETVTSVPFHVVRQLLQPALDRFPPDEVRTLFGSWYEITAPALGLAEPTGPQPDPQGVRDGLDFVVARLASRLSDRPLLLIIDDAHWADGESLAWLASFTARLGELPVLVVQAHRPEELAARQKESGPGSAHPSQVRVALRALTPDATAELVRAALGEHADDPFCREVWAVTGGNPYEAVELVAKVQDRELAPLEESAGLLRELGASARGSGLVARLERLGTNANRFAWAAAVLGTDISQDLAATLAGMSSAEAADCTARLREARIVTGFDPLEFVHPLIASAVYRSIPPATRTAMHGRAAWAITRAGLGPAAASRHLLEVHPDDDQELVEQLREAAKQHLAVGAPEAARRCLERALQEPPRQRVKASLLYELGCATLLSSPATTVQHLRAALDMPGLDDGRRVDATYRLAAAHSHNNQLKEAASALAAEAARTAPGPGLMRLQAAHFLWEGMLASEEDGPGRSGRLARNADHLHGRDNAERALLTLRAFDAMLRGENSQLIVDLCERALVDGHPARGLGWTDTEWGFELPTLVGITYAFTDQLDRAEELFGEAVRAFEISGWSGAHLAFAHTLLGLVHRRRGRLAEAEGFLREGLRLADRVGSGLPVHWDAACLLIDTLVARGRVTEAREIADRYAFGAPYPSAMVLPDGPCVRGRLLLAEGRTKEAIVELEAAGQALEPRGRFNGVWAPWAGDLARALAEEDPARAAQLATAARVHAERFGTDTAIGEALRCVSLFARPEDATHLLAESVRHLEASPSAYEHALALVDYGIAIRSPRELARAHKLATACGAESLANRAHQARASIRASE; this is translated from the coding sequence ATGAAGCCGTCCCGGCCGCTGTACGAGCGCGAACCGGAACTCGCCGCCGCCGCACAAGCCGTGGACGCCCTTTGCGGCGCCCATGCCGTCGGCGGGCTGCTGATCTTCAGCGGCGAGGCAGGCATCGGCAAGACAGCACTGCTCGGCGAGATCCGGACGATCGCCGACGACCGCTGCACGGTCTGGTCCGCAAGAGGCGGCGAAACGGTCACATCCGTGCCGTTCCACGTCGTACGCCAGCTGCTGCAACCCGCGCTCGACCGATTCCCGCCCGACGAGGTGCGGACCCTGTTCGGTTCCTGGTACGAGATCACCGCGCCGGCCCTCGGACTGGCCGAGCCGACCGGTCCGCAGCCGGATCCGCAAGGTGTACGGGACGGCCTCGACTTCGTCGTCGCCCGGCTCGCGTCCCGGCTGAGCGACCGTCCGCTGCTGCTCATCATCGACGACGCGCACTGGGCGGACGGCGAATCCCTCGCCTGGCTCGCCTCGTTCACCGCCCGCCTCGGCGAACTTCCCGTCCTCGTCGTCCAGGCCCACCGCCCGGAAGAGCTGGCCGCGCGGCAGAAGGAGAGCGGACCGGGCAGCGCCCACCCGTCCCAGGTCCGGGTCGCGCTGCGCGCACTCACCCCGGACGCCACCGCGGAACTGGTCCGCGCGGCCCTCGGTGAACACGCCGACGACCCGTTCTGCCGCGAGGTGTGGGCCGTCACCGGCGGCAACCCCTACGAGGCGGTAGAGCTCGTCGCCAAGGTGCAGGACCGCGAACTGGCGCCGCTGGAGGAGTCGGCCGGGCTGCTGCGCGAGCTCGGCGCCTCGGCGCGCGGCAGCGGACTCGTCGCCCGGCTCGAACGGCTCGGTACCAACGCCAACCGGTTCGCCTGGGCCGCCGCCGTCCTCGGCACGGACATCTCCCAGGACCTCGCCGCCACGCTGGCCGGAATGAGCTCGGCCGAGGCCGCCGACTGCACGGCGCGGCTGCGCGAAGCCCGTATCGTCACCGGCTTCGACCCGCTGGAGTTCGTCCACCCGCTCATCGCGAGCGCGGTGTACCGGTCCATCCCGCCGGCCACCCGCACCGCCATGCACGGCCGGGCCGCCTGGGCGATCACCCGGGCCGGGCTCGGCCCCGCCGCAGCCTCCCGGCACCTGCTCGAAGTGCACCCGGACGACGACCAGGAACTGGTCGAGCAACTCCGCGAAGCGGCCAAACAGCACCTCGCCGTCGGCGCCCCGGAGGCAGCCCGCCGCTGCCTCGAACGCGCCCTGCAGGAACCACCGCGCCAGCGCGTGAAGGCCTCCCTGCTGTACGAACTGGGCTGCGCCACGCTGCTCAGCTCCCCGGCCACCACCGTCCAGCACCTGCGCGCCGCCCTCGACATGCCGGGACTCGACGACGGCCGGCGGGTCGACGCCACCTACCGGCTCGCGGCCGCGCATTCGCACAACAACCAGCTCAAGGAAGCGGCGAGCGCCCTTGCCGCGGAGGCCGCACGCACCGCTCCCGGCCCCGGCCTGATGCGGCTCCAGGCCGCCCACTTCCTCTGGGAGGGCATGCTGGCCAGCGAGGAGGACGGCCCCGGGCGCTCCGGCCGGCTCGCGCGGAACGCCGACCATCTGCACGGCCGCGACAACGCCGAGCGCGCCCTGCTCACGCTCCGCGCCTTCGATGCCATGCTGCGCGGCGAGAACTCCCAGCTCATCGTCGACCTCTGCGAACGCGCCCTGGTCGACGGCCACCCGGCCCGGGGGCTCGGCTGGACCGATACGGAGTGGGGCTTCGAACTGCCGACCCTCGTCGGCATCACCTACGCCTTCACCGACCAGCTCGACCGGGCCGAGGAACTCTTCGGCGAGGCCGTCCGCGCCTTCGAGATCTCCGGCTGGAGCGGTGCGCACCTCGCGTTCGCGCACACCCTGCTCGGACTGGTCCACCGCCGTCGCGGCCGGCTGGCCGAGGCCGAGGGCTTCCTGCGCGAGGGGCTGCGCCTCGCCGACCGTGTCGGCAGCGGACTCCCGGTCCACTGGGACGCGGCCTGTCTGCTCATCGACACCCTCGTCGCCCGCGGTCGTGTCACCGAGGCCCGCGAGATCGCCGACCGCTACGCCTTCGGCGCGCCCTACCCCAGTGCGATGGTGCTGCCCGACGGCCCGTGCGTACGCGGCCGGCTGCTGCTGGCCGAAGGCCGTACGAAGGAAGCGATCGTCGAACTCGAAGCGGCCGGCCAGGCCCTCGAACCCCGCGGCAGGTTCAACGGGGTGTGGGCACCCTGGGCCGGTGACCTCGCCCGCGCTCTGGCCGAGGAGGACCCGGCCCGCGCCGCCCAACTCGCCACCGCGGCCCGGGTGCACGCCGAACGCTTCGGCACGGACACCGCGATCGGTGAGGCCCTGCGCTGCGTCTCCCTCTTCGCCCGCCCCGAGGACGCCACCCACCTGCTGGCCGAGTCGGTCCGCCACCTGGAGGCGTCCCCGTCCGCGTACGAACACGCGCTGGCCCTCGTCGACTACGGCATCGCGATCCGCTCACCGCGCGAACTCGCCAGAGCCCACAAACTGGCCACCGCGTGCGGTGCGGAATCCCTGGCAAACCGCGCCCACCAGGCACGGGCGTCGATCCGGGCCTCGGAGTGA